From the genome of Alkalimarinus coralli:
AACTAAATCAGTTCAGGGTGCGCCTGAGGTAGGTAAAAGTGATTACTCAATGCAAGATAATGGCTCGACTATAGGTATTAAGCACTCTCATGAAGTGGCGCCAGGTTTAACTGCGTTTTTGAAGGCTGAGTTTGAATTCAGTGCTACAGAGAAGCAGGATCCTAACCAAGGCGGCGGTGGCGGCCTGGGTGAGACTGATGAGGCTTACATTGGTCTTAAAGGTGACTTTGGTTCTGTTTGGGTAGGTACTAACGATACTATCTATGAAACTTGGGTTGAAGATGTAACTGATCACTACGAGTATTTTGGTGTTGTAGGTGATGCTGAGGCTAACTTCGGTAACACTGAAGATAGAACTGCTGAGTATGTGACGCCTAGCATGGGTGGCTTGCAGTTGGGTGTTGCTTACCAGATGAATGGTCAGGGCGACAACGCTGCTGCGCAGAAGACTCGTGACAACCTTATAGTTGGCGCTAAGTACTCTTTAGATGCGCTTACTTTGGCACTTGTGTATGGTAATAATGAATCAGATCCAAATGGTAAGGGTGCATACGGTTTCTCTGCTGCTTATGAGATGGATGCATTTAAAGTTGGATTCTCATATGAAACTCAGGAAGATTACTGGAGTACTGCTTCTCTGTTAGGTGTTTACACAATGGGAGCTAATCAGTTTGCCCTAAGTTACGCAATGGGTGAAGAAGATGGTACTGGACGCAAAGGTGAAGTTTCAACTATAACCTTGCAGGCTCTTCACAATATGTCTGATAACTTCTATGTCTATACTGAGGCTCAGATTGGAGAGTCAGAGAAGATTGCTGGTGGAAGTTATGAAGCGTCAGGTAGTCAGGCTGTTCTTGGTGCAACCTACGTATTCTAATCTATCGATTAGCTATATTTAGCTCTGAAAAACCGATACTCATTTGAGTGTCGGTTTTTTTTTGCTTTAGAATGGGTTGTTCGAATATAAATTTGTCGTGGGTGGGGTGCTGTGCCAAAGGAAGTCGAGTTAAAGCTAGTGGTGTTGCCAGAGGTTTTAGAGAGTAATTTGCCTTCGCTGCTCAAAGCGTTAAATGTTGATAAAGTAGAAGAGAGTTGGCTTGCAAATACTTATTTTGATACGCCTGGTTTTTCGCTCAATCAGCATAAGGTGGCGTTAAGAATAAGAAAAAAAGGGGGGCGGTACATACAAACACTTAAAACTAAAGGAGAGAGTGTTGCGGGGGTTCATCAGCGAGGGGAGTGGGAATGGGAGGTTGAACGCAATAAGCTTGTTCCTTCTTTGCTGGAAGAATGTGTATGGCCTAACGGTGTTTCGGTTGATGCATTAACGCCTGTATTTGAAACAAATTTTAAAAGAATAAGTTCGTTTATTGAGCGCGACGGTACGAAAATAGAGCTGGCTATAGATATTGGAAGAATTGTCTCCGGTGGAAAGAAGGAGAGGCTTTGTGAAATTGAGCTTGAGATTATAGAAGGTGATGTTGGTCGGCTTTTTGACGTGGCCTCCGTTATTGCAAGAAGCTTTCCGGTGATGCTGTCTGATGTGAGCAAGGCAGAGAGAGGGTATCGACTGAGCAATGAGGGTGTGGCTGGGTGTTTTTCATATCAATATGATTGTGCAGGTAGTTATGAAGGGTATGTGAAGGGGCTTGTTGTGCGAAATTTATCGTACTGGCTATTCCTGTTTGATAGGGTTGCGTTTAGCCGTGACAAAGCGCTTTTGTCAGAAATGAGGGATGCATTGGTCGTGTTGCAGGAACTGGTTGTTTCTTGCAAGTTTGTGGATGCATCAAAAGAGTTCTCTCACGAAGGGTTGTTCGCTGCCGAGATTGCTCGCATTGGAGAGGTGCTTGGTGATGCAGGGGTTGGTAATGACGAAATTTTTGATACGTTGTTGTCGTCTCGTGATGGCGGAGTTCTGGCGATTGAGTTGGGGCGTTGGTTGCATGCTTTCTAACTATTAATTTGTTTATTGTTGATTTTCTATTGACGCCAGCGCTTAACGCTATATAATGCGCCCCTCTTCTGACGGAGACACCGGATAAGGTGTTTTAACTGAAGCGGTAAGTTATTGAAATAGATTTACTTTTTGTAATTTTGTTTTAATGATTTAAGTCGATCCAGGCAGTTCGAATACTCATAAAAATGAATGTTGCGAAATGACCGTAAAAAGGGTTGACAGTAATATGGGGTGCTGTAGAATACGCGCCTCGGTTGAGTAACGACTCAACCGGTTCTTTAAAAATTTAACCAAGCAATTCGTGTGAGCGCTGACTGAGATAATCTGATAAAGAATATCAAGTTAGTGACACATGAAAATTCATTTCGATGTGATTTTTATACGTTTTAACTTGAGCAAGACTTAGTCTTACGTTCTTTTGAAATAAAGAGAAAGTGGACTTAAAAGATTAAACTGAAGAGTTTGATCATGGCTCAGATTGAACGCTGGCGGCAGGCCTAACACATGCAAGTCGAGCGGTAACAGATCTAGCTTGCTAGATGCTGACGAGCGGCGGACGGGTGAGTAACGCGTAGGAATTTGCCTGATAGAGGGGGATAGCCCGGGGAAACTCGGATTAATACCGCATACGCTCTACGGAGGAAAGCAGGGGCTCTTCGGACCTTGCGCTATCAGATAAGCCTGCGTGGGATTAGCTAGTTGGTGAGGTAAAGGCTCACCAAGGCGACGATCTCTAGCTGGTCTGAGAGGATGATCAGCCACACTGGAACTGAGACACGGTCCAGACTCCTACGGGAGGCAGCAGTGGGGAATATTGCACAATGGGCGGAAGCCTGATGCAGCCATGCCGCGTGTGTGAAGAAGGCTTTCGGGTTGTAAAGCACTTTCAGTTGGGAGGAAAGGTTAACGGTTAATACCCGTTATCTGTGACGTTACCAACAGAAGAAGCACCGGCTAACTCCGTGCCAGCAGCCGCGGTAATACGGAGGGTGCAAGCGTTAATCGGAATTACTGGGCGTAAAGCGCGCGTAGGTGGTTTGTTAAGCGAGATGTGAAAGCCCCGGGCTCAACCTGGGAACTGCATTTCGAACTGGCAGGCTAGAGTATGGTAGAGGTAAGTGGAATTTCCTGTGTAGCGGTGAAATGCGTAGATATAGGAAGGAACACCAGTGGCGAAGGCGACTTACTGGACCAATACTGACACTGAGGTGCGAAAGCGTGGGGAGCAAACAGGATTAGATACCCTGGTAGTCCACGCCGTAAACGATGTCTACTAGCCGTTGGGAGACTTGATCTTTTAGTGGCGCAGCTAACGCGATAAGTAGACCGCCTGGGGAGTACGGCCGCAAGGTTAAAACTCAAATGAATTGACGGGGGCCCGCACAAGCGGTGGAGCATGTGGTTTAATTCGATGCAACGCGAAGAACCTTACCTGGTCTTGACATCCTGCGAACTTACTAGAGATAGTTTGGTGCCTTCGGGAACGCAGTGACAGGTGCTGCATGGCTGTCGTCAGCTCGTGTTGTGAAATGTTGGGTTAAGTCCCGTAACGAGCGCAACCCCTATCCTTATTTGCCAGCACTTCGGGTGGGAACTCTAGGGAGACTGCCGGTGACAAACCGGAGGAAGGTGGGGACGACGTCAAGTCATCATGGCCCTTACGACCAGGGCTACACACGTGCTACAATGGTCGGTACAGAGGGTTGCCAAGCCGCGAGGTGGAGCTAATCCCTTAAAACCGATCGTAGTCCGGATTGGAGTCTGCAACTCGACTCCATGAAGTCGGAATCGCTAGTAATCGCGAATCAGAATGTCGCGGTGAATACGTTCCCGGGCCTTGTACACACCGCCCGTCACACCATGGGAGTGGATTGCACCAGAAGTAGTTAGTCTAACCTTCGGGAGGACGATTACCACGGTGTGGTTCATGACTGGGGTGAAGTCGTAACAAGGTAGCCGTAGGGGAACCTGCGGCTGGATCACCTCCTTAAACGAAAACAGATGTCTCAGTTCAGAGCTCACACGAATTGCTTGGTTGAAGAAAGAAAGAGCCAGGGGCGACAGTCCCTACAATGTTGCAACGTGCAATAAGAATCAAGGATTGCACAGGCAAGATTGGGTCTGTAGCTCAGGTGGTTAGAGCGCACCCCTGATAAGGGTGAGGTCGGTGGTTCGAGTCCACCCAGACCCACCAGAATTTCTGATACGGCGTTATCATTACACTCACATAGCAGGCTATGCTACGTGAAATGATGCCTTGTCTCAGTAGATTCTAGTTGTTCTAAGTGTCAAAAGATTGGATTTGGTAAACAAAGCCATCGAAAGATGGGGCTATAGCTCAGCTGGGAGAGCGCCTGCCTTGCACGCAGGAGGTCAGCAGTTCGATCCTGCTTAGCTCCACCAATTACTGACTCGGCGGCTGAAAAGATCAGCTGGGGTGAAATCTGGTCGCGAAGCGATACGAAACATGTTTCGTAAAGATTGAACGCCTGTAGGCGAAGCCGAAAGGCTGGGGCACGGAGTGTGCGTTGTGCGAAGCACAAAGGTCAGCAGTTCGATCCTGCTTAGCTCCACCACTCTCTACAAATAGAGACTACGGATAGACACGTTATACTTGGATTTGTAATCAAAAATAAGACGATTGAATGAGTAGTTATTATTCATTAATGCAGTCGGTTTATTTCTGGTTATACACCAGAATGCTCTTTAACAATTTGGTAAGTAAAATTAAGTTAAGTTAAATATAACTCATATTACCCTTTGAGTTGTGTTTAACGGATAACATTGAGATTCATAATCAAGCGTTATCCGGCGAATATTGTTATGGTTTAGTTAGATATAACCTTATATTTGTTTTAAGCCAGTAATTTTTACTGAGGCAAGGCGCAAGCTGAGCGAAAGAGGAAGCATAGCCTGCTATGTGACCGATTGAGCGAAGATTGCAACGCCGCATCAGTGAAAAGAACTCCGCTTAAAAAGACTATTTGGGGTTATATAGTCAAGTGACTAAGCGCATACGGTGGATGCCTTGGCAGTCAGAGGCGATGAAGGACGTAGAAACCTGCGATAAGCTTCGGGGAGTCGGTAAACAGACTTTGATCCGGAGATTTCCGAATGGGGAAACCCACCTGTCATCAGACGGGTATCTTTTACTGAATACATAGGTAAAAGAGGCGAACCGGGAGAACTGAAACATCTAAGTACCCCGAGGAAAAGAAATCAACCGAGATTCCCCTAGTAGCGGCGAGCGAACGGGGAGTAGCCCTTAAGCTACTAAGTTGTTAGTGGAATTTGCTGGAAAGCAAAGCCATAGTGGGTGATAGCCCCGTACACGAAAACGGCATAGTAGTGAAATCGAGTAGGACGGGACACGTGGTATCCTGTCTGAATATGGGGGGACCATCCTCCAAGGCTAAATACTCCTGACTGACCGATAGTGAACCAGTACCGTGAGGGAAAGGCGAAAAGAACCCCTGTGAGGGGAGTGAAATAGATCCTGAAACCGTATGCGTACAAGCAGTGGGAGCAGACTTGTTCTGTGACTGCGTACCTTTTGTATAATGGGTCAGCGACTTAATTTCAGTAGCAAGGTTAACCGAATAGGGGAGCCGTAGAGAAATCGAGTCTTAATAGGGCGTTTAGTTGCTGGGATTAGACCCGAAACCGAGTGATCTATCCATGTGCAGGTTGAAGGTTAGGTAACACTGACTGGAGGACCGAACCCACTGTCGTTGAAAAGCCAGGGGATGACGTGTGGATAGGAGTGAAAGGCTAATCAAACTCGGAGATAGCTGGTTCTCCTCGAAAGCTATTTAGGTAGCGCCTCGTGACTTACCATTGGGGGTAGAGCACTGTTTCGGCTAGGGGGTCATCTCGACTTACCAACCCGATGCAAACTCCGAATACCGATGAGTACAATCACGGGAGACACACGGCGGGTGCTAACGTCCGTCGTGGAAAGGGAAACAACCCAGACCGCCAGCTAAGGTCCCAAAGTGTATGTTAAGTGGGAAACGATGTGGGAAGGCACAGACAGCT
Proteins encoded in this window:
- a CDS encoding porin, which encodes MLNKRFSLQIFTKKNEVEIINKQKEDEMKKTLIASAVAAAALSTSAFAMDPASELAAKLDSMPTIYGNIQVVAEYNDVKTKSVQGAPEVGKSDYSMQDNGSTIGIKHSHEVAPGLTAFLKAEFEFSATEKQDPNQGGGGGLGETDEAYIGLKGDFGSVWVGTNDTIYETWVEDVTDHYEYFGVVGDAEANFGNTEDRTAEYVTPSMGGLQLGVAYQMNGQGDNAAAQKTRDNLIVGAKYSLDALTLALVYGNNESDPNGKGAYGFSAAYEMDAFKVGFSYETQEDYWSTASLLGVYTMGANQFALSYAMGEEDGTGRKGEVSTITLQALHNMSDNFYVYTEAQIGESEKIAGGSYEASGSQAVLGATYVF
- a CDS encoding CYTH domain-containing protein translates to MPKEVELKLVVLPEVLESNLPSLLKALNVDKVEESWLANTYFDTPGFSLNQHKVALRIRKKGGRYIQTLKTKGESVAGVHQRGEWEWEVERNKLVPSLLEECVWPNGVSVDALTPVFETNFKRISSFIERDGTKIELAIDIGRIVSGGKKERLCEIELEIIEGDVGRLFDVASVIARSFPVMLSDVSKAERGYRLSNEGVAGCFSYQYDCAGSYEGYVKGLVVRNLSYWLFLFDRVAFSRDKALLSEMRDALVVLQELVVSCKFVDASKEFSHEGLFAAEIARIGEVLGDAGVGNDEIFDTLLSSRDGGVLAIELGRWLHAF